Proteins encoded within one genomic window of Gemmatimonadaceae bacterium:
- a CDS encoding STAS domain-containing protein, producing the protein MRDLVPKLFTTLQHYDRAQFARDVMAGTIVGIVALPLAIAFGIASGVTPERGLYTAIVAGFIISALGGSRVQIGGPTGAFVVIVYGIVTEYGLEGLTIATLLAGVMLVAMGVARMGVIIKFIPQPLITGFTSGIAVIIALGQVKDLLGLRMGAVPADLAGKLSAYSTNLGLATPWAIAISAGSLVLLVLWPRVSTRIPGPLVALVLTTLLVQTLDLPVETIGSRFGALSVTLPVPVVPHLTFTEATRLVSPAFTIALLGAIESLLSAVVSDGMIGARHRSNMELVAQGVANIASPLFGGIPATGAIARTATNVKNGGRTPVAGMVHAVVLLLLTVLFGQWASRIPMATLAAILMVVAYHMSEWRTFVDELRGPRADIAIMLVAFVLTVVVDLTVAIEVGMVLAAFLFMHRMAEATTVSVVTQELSRARDGREELTRASDVPPGVEVFEISGAFFFGAAEAFKETLLTVGSRPRVLIIRMRDVSMLDATGLRALRDVVRRSQATRTLVLVSEIHSQPLLVLERSALGEELGSDAIFLTLDDALDRARAFLADRTPTPIATPVSGPDR; encoded by the coding sequence ATGCGCGATCTCGTTCCCAAGCTGTTCACTACGCTGCAGCACTACGATCGCGCGCAGTTCGCCCGCGACGTCATGGCCGGGACCATCGTGGGCATCGTCGCCCTTCCCCTGGCGATCGCCTTCGGGATCGCGAGCGGCGTCACGCCGGAGCGCGGGCTCTACACCGCCATCGTCGCCGGATTCATCATCTCCGCGCTTGGTGGCTCACGCGTGCAGATCGGCGGGCCCACCGGCGCCTTCGTGGTGATCGTCTACGGCATCGTCACGGAATACGGGCTCGAGGGTCTCACCATCGCGACGCTGCTGGCCGGCGTGATGCTGGTGGCGATGGGTGTGGCGCGCATGGGAGTGATCATCAAGTTCATTCCGCAGCCGCTGATCACCGGCTTCACGAGCGGCATCGCCGTGATCATCGCGTTGGGGCAGGTGAAGGATCTGCTCGGCCTTCGAATGGGCGCGGTGCCGGCCGACCTGGCGGGCAAGCTGTCGGCGTACTCAACCAACCTGGGCCTGGCGACACCGTGGGCCATCGCGATCTCCGCCGGATCGCTCGTGCTGCTCGTGCTGTGGCCCCGCGTGAGCACCCGCATCCCCGGACCGTTGGTGGCCCTCGTGCTCACCACGCTCCTGGTGCAGACGTTGGACCTCCCGGTTGAAACGATCGGTTCGCGCTTTGGTGCCTTGAGCGTGACATTGCCCGTGCCGGTCGTCCCGCACCTCACGTTCACCGAAGCGACGCGCCTGGTGTCCCCGGCGTTCACCATTGCGTTGCTCGGAGCGATTGAATCGCTGCTTTCGGCGGTGGTGTCGGACGGCATGATCGGCGCACGTCACCGCTCGAACATGGAACTCGTGGCGCAGGGCGTGGCCAACATCGCGTCACCGCTCTTCGGCGGGATTCCGGCCACCGGCGCGATCGCGCGAACCGCGACCAATGTGAAGAACGGCGGCCGCACGCCGGTGGCTGGCATGGTGCACGCGGTCGTTCTGCTGCTCCTCACGGTGCTGTTCGGTCAGTGGGCATCGCGCATTCCCATGGCGACCCTGGCGGCGATCCTCATGGTGGTCGCCTACCACATGAGCGAGTGGCGCACCTTTGTCGATGAGTTGCGCGGACCGCGCGCCGACATCGCGATCATGCTCGTGGCGTTCGTGCTCACGGTGGTGGTCGACCTGACCGTGGCGATCGAGGTGGGCATGGTACTCGCGGCGTTCCTGTTCATGCATCGTATGGCCGAGGCCACCACGGTCTCGGTGGTGACACAGGAACTCTCAAGGGCCCGTGATGGCCGCGAAGAACTGACGCGGGCATCGGATGTGCCGCCGGGGGTCGAAGTGTTCGAGATCAGCGGAGCGTTCTTCTTTGGTGCGGCCGAGGCGTTCAAGGAAACGCTGTTGACCGTTGGCAGTCGGCCCAGGGTTCTGATCATTCGCATGCGCGACGTGTCGATGCTCGACGCCACCGGCCTGCGCGCCCTGCGCGATGTGGTGCGGCGGAGCCAGGCCACCCGAACCCTGGTGCTGGTAAGCGAGATCCACTCGCAGCCGCTCCTGGTGCTGGAGCGTTCGGCGCTGGGCGAAGAGCTGGGTTCCGACGCTATCTTCCTCACCCTCGACGATGCCCTTGACCGGGCCCGGGCGTTCCTGGCGGATCGAACCCCGACACCGATCGCGACGCCGGTGTCCGGCCCTGATCGTTAG
- a CDS encoding ABC transporter ATP-binding protein — MPPSDKPKKKINVSRAWAEARSLIWAHRRSLGIGSVLMLVNRLTGFVLPASSKYLIDTVIGQRRFDLLWPLALAAGAATIVQAITSYSLSQVVSIAAQRAITDMRIAVQRHVMRLPVSYFDGTKTGVLISRIMTDAEGVRNLVGTGIVQLVGGLFTAVIALGVLFYLNWHITALTIVLLAAFGGMMAVAFKQLRPIFRKRGEINAEVTGRLTESVGGVRTVKVYTAEEREEQTFIEGAERLFENVRSTITGTSAVGAGTTVIVGVIGVLLIVMGGQAIGSGQMTLGDLFMYVFFIGMVAAPLVGIASIGTQITEAFAGLDRIREIRDMETEDARDAEKLPVPHVNGAIEFRDVSFEYVEGVPVLRRVSFSAPAGSTTALVGSSGAGKSTLIGLVMAFNRPNSGEIFVDGQPLSGLRLREYRSHLGVVMQDNFLFDGSVRDNLAYARPKATTEQVRAVARIAHVDEFVEKWEKQYDTIVGERGVKLSGGQRQRVAIARAILADPRILILDEATSSLDSESEAMIRDGLGRLREGRTTFVIAHRLSTIESADQILVVEGGEIVERGSHAELMAQGGRYRELHDTQYGVERDRYVNPGEDYAPLEAEPAN; from the coding sequence ATGCCACCGTCAGACAAGCCGAAGAAAAAGATCAATGTGTCCCGGGCCTGGGCCGAGGCCCGCTCGCTCATCTGGGCACACCGCCGCTCGCTTGGGATCGGTTCGGTGCTGATGCTGGTCAACCGGCTCACCGGGTTCGTGCTTCCGGCGAGCTCCAAGTACCTGATCGATACCGTGATCGGCCAGCGAAGATTTGACCTGCTCTGGCCGCTGGCGCTGGCCGCCGGGGCTGCGACGATCGTCCAGGCGATCACCTCGTATTCACTCTCGCAGGTCGTGAGCATTGCGGCGCAGCGCGCGATCACGGACATGCGGATCGCGGTGCAGCGACACGTGATGCGGCTCCCGGTTTCGTATTTCGATGGCACCAAGACCGGCGTGCTGATCTCGCGGATCATGACCGACGCCGAAGGTGTGCGAAACCTCGTCGGCACCGGAATCGTGCAGCTCGTTGGCGGACTGTTCACGGCCGTAATCGCGCTCGGGGTCCTGTTCTACCTCAACTGGCATATCACGGCGCTCACCATTGTGCTCCTCGCTGCATTTGGCGGCATGATGGCGGTGGCCTTCAAACAGCTGCGGCCGATCTTCCGCAAGCGCGGCGAGATCAACGCGGAGGTAACGGGCCGCCTCACCGAAAGCGTCGGTGGCGTACGCACCGTCAAGGTGTACACGGCGGAGGAGCGGGAGGAGCAGACGTTCATCGAGGGGGCGGAGCGCCTGTTCGAGAACGTGCGGTCGACGATCACCGGCACCTCGGCGGTTGGCGCGGGCACGACGGTGATCGTCGGCGTGATCGGCGTGCTGCTCATCGTCATGGGTGGCCAGGCGATCGGCAGCGGACAGATGACACTCGGCGATCTGTTCATGTACGTCTTCTTCATCGGCATGGTGGCGGCACCGCTCGTGGGCATTGCGTCGATCGGCACGCAGATCACGGAGGCCTTCGCTGGGCTCGATCGCATTCGCGAGATCCGCGACATGGAAACCGAAGACGCGCGCGATGCCGAGAAACTGCCGGTGCCGCACGTGAATGGCGCGATCGAGTTCCGCGACGTGAGCTTCGAATATGTCGAAGGCGTGCCGGTGCTTCGTCGCGTTTCGTTTTCGGCGCCGGCCGGATCGACCACCGCACTGGTCGGCTCCAGCGGGGCGGGGAAGAGCACGCTGATCGGGCTCGTCATGGCGTTCAACCGGCCCAACAGCGGGGAGATCTTTGTCGACGGACAGCCGCTCTCCGGTCTCCGGCTGCGCGAATACCGGAGCCACCTCGGCGTCGTCATGCAGGACAACTTCCTGTTCGACGGGAGTGTCCGCGACAACCTCGCGTATGCGCGCCCGAAGGCGACCACCGAGCAGGTGCGTGCGGTGGCCCGCATCGCACACGTCGACGAGTTCGTGGAGAAGTGGGAGAAGCAGTACGACACGATCGTCGGCGAACGCGGCGTGAAGCTGTCAGGAGGCCAGCGTCAGCGCGTCGCGATCGCCCGTGCGATCCTTGCCGACCCGCGCATCCTCATCCTCGACGAGGCGACGTCGAGCCTGGACAGCGAGAGCGAGGCCATGATCCGTGACGGGCTGGGGCGTCTGCGCGAAGGGCGCACGACGTTCGTGATTGCGCACCGCCTGTCGACGATCGAAAGCGCGGACCAGATCCTGGTGGTCGAGGGGGGGGAGATCGTCGAGCGCGGATCCCACGCAGAGTTGATGGCGCAGGGGGGACGCTATCGGGAGCTGCACGACACGCAGTATGGCGTCGAGCGCGACCGCTACGTGAATCCGGGCGAAGACTACGCTCCGTTGGAGGCCGAACCGGCGAATTGA
- a CDS encoding DinB family protein, whose translation MHTRLRELLDYTDEARRDLQRLLEPLGPREWDARSHAGGWTVRDIVGHLHLVEDSTVRALFKAFRRAREAGLGPETAETSLLDSLDWSRLPVVVNPVQAPSFTTPMDRPDPAGLFERLSKSRQGLHTWAAEANGFALDEVRFPHPALGNITLYQWVLMIGQHERRHLAQIQRILEEAAADTPFTNRAGSTLEEGAKYTASLLELLGDRDPLAVWAESADAIDALTAGLSEADARRPEAPGKWCIAQVLSHLVDTEIVYGYRVRLIVAEDTPPIQGYDQDLWATRLHYTDDPLETLRNELRVLRGRNLRFARGLSATERARVGLHNERGPESVWHIIRLLAAHDLLHRNQIRRIKRALGLDA comes from the coding sequence ATGCACACGCGACTCCGCGAACTCCTCGACTACACGGATGAGGCCCGCCGTGACCTGCAGCGTCTCCTCGAGCCGCTGGGCCCGCGCGAGTGGGATGCACGATCCCACGCCGGTGGCTGGACGGTGCGCGACATCGTCGGCCATCTGCACCTCGTCGAAGACTCCACCGTGCGGGCGCTGTTCAAAGCCTTCCGGCGTGCGCGCGAGGCGGGGTTGGGACCGGAGACGGCGGAGACCAGCCTGCTCGACTCGCTCGATTGGTCCCGCCTTCCGGTGGTGGTGAATCCGGTCCAGGCGCCGTCGTTCACCACGCCAATGGATCGCCCCGACCCGGCAGGCCTGTTCGAACGCCTGTCGAAGAGTCGTCAGGGCCTGCACACCTGGGCCGCCGAGGCGAACGGATTCGCGCTCGACGAGGTGCGGTTCCCGCATCCCGCGCTGGGCAACATCACGTTGTACCAATGGGTGCTGATGATCGGACAGCACGAGCGCCGGCACCTGGCGCAGATCCAGCGCATTCTCGAAGAGGCGGCGGCCGACACGCCGTTCACCAATCGGGCGGGGAGCACGCTCGAGGAAGGAGCGAAGTACACGGCATCACTCCTCGAACTGCTTGGCGATCGCGACCCGCTCGCGGTGTGGGCGGAATCCGCGGACGCGATCGATGCGCTCACGGCCGGGCTCAGCGAGGCCGACGCGCGGCGCCCCGAAGCGCCCGGCAAGTGGTGCATCGCCCAGGTGCTTTCGCACCTCGTCGATACCGAGATCGTCTACGGCTACCGGGTGCGGTTGATCGTGGCAGAGGACACCCCACCGATCCAGGGGTACGACCAGGACCTGTGGGCCACGCGTCTGCACTACACCGACGATCCGCTCGAGACCCTGCGCAACGAGCTCCGCGTCCTGCGCGGCCGCAACCTGCGGTTTGCGCGCGGCCTGTCGGCAACGGAACGGGCGCGCGTTGGCCTGCATAACGAACGTGGGCCCGAGAGTGTGTGGCACATTATCAGACTGCTGGCCGCGCACGACCTGCTGCACCGGAACCAGATCCGGCGAATCAAGCGCGCGCTCGGGCTCGACGCGTGA
- a CDS encoding HD domain-containing protein has translation MNDVVRYLTSLAQALAQMSLYAEGHPARDRAASVSFDLLRVMLESDPRPTFSFLGAEVVYANRPLRDLQGWDWARRLSSAGVQRMEFERSVSREEYRAFLDGLVVRLGAQVTRELVLDARTPVGGTEAIRYGAVGVRGNEPVAEGSDDGDYESYDLSEEAETVQWVHDEVTTRNDLPLAEAETVVHTLATAMHAGQRVLLPLLTLKEFDQYTTTHALNVSVLSMALAEYLGLSGREVRQYGMTGLLHDLGKVKVPLDVLRKPGKLSPDELALMRRHPADGARMILEHDHRLDLCAVVAFEHHIMIDGGGYPTRQRRCDCHHASMLVHVCDVFDALRTNRPYRVAWETQDILQYIGQRIGTEFEPTITAAFLDMMQTHELRAAHADVIDGAFAVD, from the coding sequence ATGAACGACGTGGTGCGCTACCTGACATCGCTCGCGCAGGCGCTCGCGCAGATGTCCCTCTACGCCGAAGGTCACCCGGCGCGCGATCGTGCCGCGTCGGTGTCGTTTGATCTGCTTCGGGTCATGCTCGAGTCCGATCCGAGACCGACGTTTTCGTTCCTCGGCGCGGAGGTGGTGTACGCGAACCGACCCCTGCGCGACCTCCAGGGCTGGGACTGGGCACGCCGGCTTTCCTCCGCTGGAGTCCAGCGCATGGAGTTCGAGCGAAGCGTCTCGCGCGAGGAGTACCGCGCGTTCCTCGACGGACTGGTCGTCCGGCTCGGCGCGCAGGTGACGCGGGAACTGGTGCTGGACGCACGCACGCCCGTGGGCGGGACCGAAGCGATCCGCTACGGCGCCGTGGGCGTTCGCGGCAACGAACCGGTGGCCGAGGGCTCCGACGATGGCGACTACGAGTCATACGACCTGAGTGAGGAGGCGGAGACCGTCCAGTGGGTCCATGACGAAGTCACGACGCGCAACGACCTCCCGCTGGCCGAAGCCGAGACCGTGGTGCACACGCTCGCAACGGCCATGCACGCCGGTCAGCGCGTGCTCCTGCCGCTCCTCACACTCAAGGAGTTTGACCAGTACACCACGACGCACGCGCTCAACGTCTCCGTCCTCAGCATGGCGCTCGCCGAGTACCTGGGCCTGTCCGGACGCGAGGTGCGGCAGTACGGCATGACCGGCCTGCTGCATGACCTGGGCAAGGTGAAGGTTCCGCTCGACGTACTGCGGAAGCCCGGGAAGCTCTCGCCCGATGAACTGGCGCTGATGCGGCGCCACCCGGCGGACGGCGCGCGCATGATCCTCGAACACGATCACCGGCTGGATCTCTGCGCCGTGGTCGCTTTTGAGCATCACATCATGATCGACGGCGGCGGATACCCCACGCGCCAGCGGCGGTGCGACTGCCATCACGCGAGCATGCTCGTGCATGTGTGCGACGTGTTCGATGCGTTGCGGACCAACCGGCCCTACCGCGTGGCGTGGGAGACGCAGGACATCCTGCAGTACATCGGCCAGCGCATCGGTACGGAGTTCGAGCCGACCATCACCGCGGCGTTCCTCGACATGATGCAGACCCACGAATTGCGCGCCGCGCATGCCGACGTGATTGACGGAGCGTTCGCGGTCGACTGA
- the larE gene encoding ATP-dependent sacrificial sulfur transferase LarE: protein MSPLSTVDADVTPREAALRAWLRDAGSVLVGFSGGVDSAYLAAVAVETLGSARVLAVVGRSASYPEAQWAAARDVARAIALPLLEVDTHEMNDPRYAANPVNRCFFCKGELWSVLVPIARARGLAVVIDGTNADDRADYRPGAAAAVAHGVRSPLAEVGLTKHEIRVRSRALGLPTWSQPSSPCLSSRIPYHTAVTPERLRQVEAAEHALRQIGVTGDLRVRHHGDLARVELSASELDRWLRPSAAERVRAAVTGAGFARVALDVRGFRSGSLNVLEGLVNADA from the coding sequence ATGAGCCCACTATCCACCGTCGACGCGGATGTCACGCCACGGGAAGCGGCCCTGCGCGCTTGGCTGCGCGACGCCGGGTCGGTACTGGTCGGGTTCAGTGGCGGCGTTGACTCGGCGTACCTCGCGGCCGTGGCAGTGGAAACGTTAGGCAGCGCACGGGTTCTGGCCGTCGTCGGTCGCTCGGCGTCGTATCCCGAGGCGCAGTGGGCCGCGGCGCGCGACGTCGCGCGCGCCATCGCGCTGCCATTGCTGGAGGTCGACACGCACGAGATGAACGACCCGCGGTACGCGGCCAATCCCGTGAACCGCTGCTTCTTCTGCAAGGGTGAACTCTGGAGCGTCCTCGTCCCGATCGCGCGGGCGCGCGGGCTGGCGGTGGTGATCGATGGCACCAACGCCGACGACCGCGCCGACTACCGACCCGGTGCCGCCGCGGCCGTCGCGCATGGCGTGCGGTCGCCGCTGGCCGAGGTCGGGCTCACCAAGCACGAAATCCGCGTGCGATCGCGCGCGCTCGGACTGCCCACGTGGTCGCAACCCTCCTCGCCATGCCTGTCGTCGCGCATTCCGTACCACACGGCCGTCACGCCTGAGCGACTGCGACAGGTCGAGGCCGCCGAACATGCGCTGCGTCAGATCGGTGTCACGGGTGACCTTCGGGTCCGGCACCACGGTGACCTCGCTCGGGTTGAACTGTCGGCGAGCGAACTGGATCGATGGCTGAGGCCTTCAGCCGCAGAGCGCGTCCGCGCCGCGGTCACCGGCGCCGGCTTCGCGCGTGTGGCACTCGACGTGCGCGGGTTCCGATCCGGATCCCTCAACGTGCTCGAAGGGCTGGTCAATGCCGATGCCTGA
- a CDS encoding YifB family Mg chelatase-like AAA ATPase: MLAAVRSAAVLGVHAYEVMVEVDATRGLPSWTIVGLAANAIKEARERVSAALGNSGFELPPRRYTINLAPADIRKDGTAFDLPIALAVLAATGQVNPEPLRRVIALGELGLDGALRPVRGVLPVAMRAARELPARPLVVPPANAREARLVEGLDLWTPPTLRDLVRCLRAGVPCEVAVPEVLDDAPPSHADLADVAGQETAKRALEVAAAGGHALLLVGPPGAGKTMLARRLPSILPPLADPEALEVLAVHSVAGLIASSSLRDVLRPFRAPHHSLSVAALIGGGSTPRPGEVSLAHHGVLFLDELQEMPRARLDALRQPMEDGKVVISRAQQSVEFPAQFALIGAMNPCPCGFAGDARRACACSAADVEKHRARVSGPLADRIDMTVHVPAVALQDLPSQPAGAGSAEVRARVVCARERQRQRFATQRGVRCNAQASGRWLDVHTPIEPAARTFLVQAAERAGYSARGYHRVLRVARTIADLESADGLTRAHVAEAIFFRAPARVPPPAERA; this comes from the coding sequence ATGCTGGCCGCCGTGCGATCCGCCGCCGTCCTCGGCGTGCACGCCTACGAGGTGATGGTCGAGGTCGACGCGACCCGGGGGCTTCCCTCGTGGACGATCGTGGGCCTCGCCGCGAACGCCATCAAGGAGGCGCGGGAGCGCGTCTCCGCCGCCCTGGGCAACTCGGGGTTCGAGCTGCCGCCGCGACGCTACACCATCAACCTGGCGCCCGCCGACATCCGCAAGGACGGTACGGCATTCGACCTGCCGATCGCGCTCGCCGTGCTTGCGGCCACCGGCCAGGTCAACCCCGAGCCGCTGCGCCGGGTGATCGCGTTAGGCGAACTCGGGCTCGACGGCGCCTTGCGACCGGTGCGCGGCGTCCTGCCGGTGGCGATGCGCGCGGCCCGTGAGCTCCCCGCGCGTCCACTCGTCGTGCCACCGGCGAACGCGCGCGAGGCGCGCCTCGTCGAGGGCCTCGACCTGTGGACGCCGCCGACGTTGCGTGACCTCGTGCGCTGTCTGCGCGCCGGCGTTCCATGCGAGGTCGCGGTCCCCGAGGTTCTGGACGACGCGCCGCCGTCGCACGCAGACCTGGCCGATGTCGCCGGTCAGGAGACCGCCAAGCGCGCCCTCGAAGTCGCCGCCGCCGGAGGGCACGCGCTGCTGCTGGTGGGGCCGCCCGGGGCGGGAAAGACCATGCTCGCCCGTCGCCTGCCATCAATACTCCCTCCACTCGCCGACCCCGAGGCGCTGGAAGTGCTTGCCGTGCACTCGGTGGCCGGCCTCATCGCTTCGAGTTCGCTGCGCGACGTGCTGCGCCCCTTTCGCGCACCCCACCACTCGCTTTCTGTCGCCGCGCTCATCGGCGGAGGCAGCACGCCACGGCCTGGCGAAGTATCACTCGCTCACCACGGCGTCCTCTTCCTCGATGAGCTGCAGGAAATGCCGCGCGCTCGGCTCGATGCGCTCCGCCAACCGATGGAAGACGGCAAGGTGGTGATCTCACGTGCGCAGCAGTCCGTGGAGTTCCCGGCGCAGTTCGCGCTGATCGGAGCGATGAACCCGTGCCCCTGCGGCTTTGCCGGCGATGCACGGCGCGCCTGCGCGTGTTCGGCGGCCGACGTTGAAAAGCACCGCGCGCGCGTCTCCGGGCCACTTGCCGATCGCATCGACATGACGGTCCACGTACCCGCCGTCGCGCTGCAGGACCTCCCCTCGCAGCCGGCCGGCGCCGGCTCGGCTGAGGTGCGCGCGCGTGTGGTTTGCGCGCGCGAGCGTCAGCGCCAACGCTTCGCGACGCAGCGCGGCGTACGCTGCAACGCGCAGGCGAGCGGGCGCTGGCTCGACGTACATACACCGATCGAGCCAGCCGCGCGGACGTTCCTCGTGCAGGCAGCGGAGCGCGCAGGGTACTCGGCGCGGGGGTACCACCGCGTACTCCGCGTCGCCCGCACGATCGCCGACCTCGAGAGCGCCGATGGCCTCACCCGGGCGCACGTGGCCGAGGCGATCTTCTTTCGGGCGCCCGCGCGGGTGCCGCCGCCCGCGGAGCGCGCCTAG
- a CDS encoding ACT domain-containing protein: MTYPLRRVGDTFAVARLAPSEGWPWWATRSAFASVTRTPDETSVVCDATLVPTTVRAERGFALYVVDGPLPFDAVGVLASLVAPLAAAGISILSVSTFDTDYLLVPEPDLSRAHEAWRLAGHEVRER, encoded by the coding sequence GTGACATACCCGCTGCGGCGCGTTGGGGACACCTTTGCGGTGGCGCGCCTCGCGCCGAGCGAGGGGTGGCCGTGGTGGGCGACGCGCTCGGCGTTCGCGAGCGTCACGCGCACGCCGGACGAGACATCCGTGGTGTGTGACGCCACGCTCGTCCCGACGACCGTGCGCGCCGAGCGCGGTTTCGCGCTCTACGTGGTCGACGGCCCGCTCCCGTTCGACGCGGTGGGGGTCCTGGCGTCCCTCGTGGCGCCGCTGGCGGCCGCGGGCATCAGCATTCTCTCGGTCTCCACGTTCGACACGGACTACCTGCTGGTCCCTGAACCCGACCTGTCCCGCGCGCACGAGGCGTGGCGCCTGGCAGGACACGAAGTGCGGGAGCGCTAA
- a CDS encoding GAF domain-containing protein, whose translation MPVRPKPSSPGAADSPSAALLRRLAGALAPLVDTTDVLRVAVDTTVELLEAVAGAVLVPASDGTHVRVAYSRNYPAALSEGFPQPISAYPLADRLLRERSPVFLESLSDLHELAPGVPLRADAGARAALPLVVGEQLHGALVISFPAGRALTPADRELLLAVGQQVSIALHRATLFEQERRTRREAEDAAQMLSEALDHMTDMHFVADDEWRYVRMNTAMRTFLQSLGLEPDALLGRSMWECFPRLKGGAMHEAMAESRRTGKAVRFVAVGVYANTRYTGSAYPVTGGTAVIVEDTTEQERVRHGERLLAESGAAFGATPDVQATIAQLVARVVPHLADVAVVFVKRDTGSIGVMALESVEGSARDALTRFDARFPIDQTPWHPIWTPINEGRSVLVADAAALVGTGVDQASREVAQLVHDTSTTSLLMVPLQARGNVLGALAMGTQGKRHRFDDTDLALAERVGHLAALALDNARLLAGEYRSREEAERARHAAERASQAKSDFLAMMSHELRTPLNAIAGYAELLELGLRGSVTPEQVSDLQKIRRNQQHLLGLINSVLNFVRLDAGRVVYDVTTVPLAACMGSIESLVEPQLNARRLRYRCDLADAAHTVRADSEKVQQILLNLLDNAIKHTPVEGTIVMRAEVTGAHVHVVVTDSGPGIPSERLDDIFEPFVQAGTEPARQQGMGLGLAISRELSRGMGGDLVARSADGEGASFVLTLPRGPDRPTG comes from the coding sequence ATGCCCGTCCGCCCCAAGCCGAGTTCGCCTGGCGCCGCCGATTCCCCATCGGCCGCTCTCCTGCGTCGGCTGGCGGGTGCGCTCGCACCGCTCGTCGACACCACCGACGTACTGCGCGTCGCGGTCGACACCACGGTCGAGTTGCTTGAGGCGGTGGCCGGTGCGGTACTGGTGCCGGCCAGCGACGGGACTCATGTACGCGTCGCCTACTCGCGCAACTATCCCGCCGCGCTGAGCGAGGGCTTTCCACAACCGATCAGCGCGTACCCGCTCGCTGATCGGCTCCTGCGCGAGCGCTCGCCGGTGTTCCTCGAGAGTCTGAGCGACCTGCACGAGCTGGCACCCGGGGTTCCCCTGCGCGCCGATGCCGGCGCGCGCGCGGCGCTGCCGCTGGTCGTGGGCGAGCAACTGCATGGTGCGCTGGTCATCAGCTTCCCCGCCGGCCGCGCACTGACCCCTGCCGATCGGGAACTGCTGCTCGCCGTTGGGCAGCAGGTTTCGATCGCCCTGCACCGGGCCACGCTGTTCGAGCAGGAGCGGCGCACGCGGCGCGAGGCCGAAGACGCCGCACAGATGCTCAGCGAGGCGCTCGACCACATGACGGACATGCATTTCGTTGCGGACGACGAATGGCGCTATGTCCGCATGAACACCGCCATGCGCACATTCCTCCAGAGCCTGGGCCTCGAGCCGGATGCGCTGCTCGGTCGGTCCATGTGGGAGTGTTTCCCACGCCTCAAGGGCGGCGCGATGCACGAAGCCATGGCGGAGTCCCGGCGCACCGGAAAGGCGGTGCGATTCGTCGCAGTTGGTGTCTATGCCAACACGCGCTACACGGGTTCGGCGTATCCGGTGACCGGCGGAACGGCGGTAATCGTGGAGGACACCACCGAGCAGGAACGCGTGCGTCACGGCGAGCGCCTGCTGGCCGAGTCAGGCGCGGCGTTTGGTGCGACGCCCGACGTCCAGGCCACCATCGCGCAACTCGTCGCGCGCGTCGTGCCGCACCTCGCCGACGTCGCCGTGGTGTTCGTGAAGCGCGACACCGGCAGCATCGGCGTCATGGCGCTCGAGTCGGTCGAGGGGAGCGCGCGCGACGCGCTCACCCGCTTCGATGCGCGCTTTCCGATCGATCAGACGCCGTGGCATCCGATATGGACGCCGATCAACGAAGGGCGTTCGGTCCTCGTCGCGGATGCGGCGGCGCTGGTTGGCACGGGCGTCGACCAGGCGTCGCGCGAGGTGGCACAGCTCGTGCACGATACGTCGACGACCAGCCTGCTCATGGTTCCCCTGCAGGCGCGCGGCAACGTGCTCGGCGCCCTCGCGATGGGTACGCAGGGCAAGCGCCACCGATTCGACGACACCGACCTCGCACTCGCCGAACGTGTGGGCCACCTGGCCGCGCTGGCGCTGGACAACGCGCGTCTGCTCGCCGGCGAGTACCGATCGCGTGAAGAGGCGGAGCGCGCGCGTCACGCGGCCGAGCGTGCGAGTCAGGCCAAGAGCGACTTTCTCGCGATGATGAGCCACGAGTTGCGCACGCCGCTCAATGCGATCGCCGGGTACGCGGAACTGCTCGAGCTTGGGCTGCGGGGCTCGGTGACACCCGAACAGGTGAGCGACCTGCAGAAGATCCGGCGAAACCAGCAGCACCTGCTGGGGCTGATCAATTCGGTGCTCAACTTCGTGCGGCTGGACGCCGGCCGCGTGGTGTACGACGTCACCACCGTGCCGCTGGCCGCGTGCATGGGATCGATCGAGTCGCTCGTGGAGCCGCAGCTCAACGCTCGTCGGCTCCGCTACCGCTGCGACCTTGCCGACGCGGCGCACACGGTGCGCGCCGACAGCGAGAAGGTGCAACAGATCCTCCTCAACCTGCTCGATAACGCGATCAAGCACACGCCCGTCGAGGGTACGATCGTCATGCGCGCCGAGGTCACGGGTGCACACGTGCACGTGGTGGTCACCGACTCGGGCCCCGGGATCCCTTCCGAACGCCTGGACGACATCTTCGAGCCGTTCGTGCAGGCAGGCACCGAGCCCGCGCGCCAGCAAGGCATGGGGCTCGGCCTCGCGATCAGCCGCGAACTCTCCCGCGGCATGGGCGGCGACCTCGTCGCGCGGTCAGCCGACGGCGAGGGGGCGTCCTTCGTGCTGACGCTGCCGCGGGGCCCCGATCGACCGACGGGTTAG